A section of the Ferrimicrobium sp. genome encodes:
- a CDS encoding cation:proton antiporter, giving the protein MIEALAVLAVGFAVGGIPTRWLRIPEPIALLVVGALARVLFGGQANQGVLNVGAYIGLFALLFGVGVELADLGHRPLTPRGALLASIGALVLCGVGLALLAVIEPLSLKVLALVLCSIPTSAGIAARLLRPHGTGQGSGYPIIISAAVADDLIGITLLVVAPLFAVGAVFHLFSSPTIALITSVLIAIAMIVIRPSRSRGKLFKLSVLTAAGVATGVSAALLGVFDGHAIASLLTRRLKHWVMVVERLLPTMFFMTAGYAIRLPLLAHLDVLVAGSLVLVALFISRLAIAVAAPGAAHTRLAVGAGMLARGEVTIAMALVFLQSRVLSNANYATLMTIVLGSTAISALALKLNQLRR; this is encoded by the coding sequence ATGATTGAGGCGTTGGCCGTTCTTGCGGTGGGATTCGCTGTAGGAGGCATTCCGACGCGCTGGTTACGGATTCCGGAGCCAATCGCCCTTTTGGTCGTCGGGGCACTGGCGCGCGTCCTCTTTGGTGGACAAGCCAACCAAGGCGTCCTCAATGTCGGCGCCTACATCGGACTCTTTGCGTTACTTTTTGGTGTCGGCGTTGAGCTGGCCGATCTCGGCCACCGACCACTCACGCCACGAGGCGCGCTGCTCGCCTCGATCGGTGCCCTGGTGCTGTGCGGGGTGGGGCTCGCGTTACTCGCTGTAATTGAACCATTGAGCCTTAAGGTGCTCGCGCTCGTCCTTTGCAGTATTCCAACTTCTGCGGGCATCGCCGCTCGTCTTCTGCGACCACACGGGACTGGGCAAGGTAGTGGCTACCCGATCATCATCTCAGCGGCGGTAGCCGACGATCTCATCGGGATCACCCTCCTGGTCGTCGCACCCTTGTTCGCGGTTGGTGCCGTCTTTCACCTTTTTAGCTCCCCCACCATCGCCCTGATCACCTCTGTCTTGATTGCGATTGCCATGATCGTCATTCGGCCAAGCCGCTCTCGGGGAAAGCTTTTCAAGCTCAGCGTTCTGACTGCCGCGGGTGTAGCAACCGGGGTGTCTGCCGCACTCCTGGGCGTTTTTGACGGACATGCAATCGCATCGCTCCTGACTCGACGGCTGAAGCACTGGGTTATGGTGGTTGAAAGGCTGCTGCCGACGATGTTCTTCATGACGGCTGGTTATGCGATACGTCTACCGCTACTTGCTCATCTTGACGTTCTTGTCGCTGGATCCCTTGTCCTCGTCGCCCTCTTCATCTCGCGCCTGGCAATCGCCGTGGCCGCTCCTGGGGCAGCGCACACACGACTAGCCGTGGGGGCAGGCATGCTTGCGCGGGGCGAGGTGACGATCGCCATGGCCCTCGTCTTCTTGCAGTCGCGTGTGCTATCGAACGCCAATTACGCCACCTTGATGACGATCGTCCTCGGCTCGACCGCCATATCCGCACTCGCACTCAAGCTGAACCAGTTACGTCGGTGA
- a CDS encoding (Fe-S)-binding protein, translating to MSERLIIGLVIIVVSLILVARRGIYLYSVVRKGKKVERGRTTPEQGVKAEAVEVLGQRKLLTKTVPGVAHFFTFWGFTILLATIIEAIGSLFSRHFAIPLIGHDSWLGFLEDFFALAVLVAVCVFSVIRIREAPEHRDRASRFYGSHTTTAWITLGWIAAVVITLLAYRAFQVNAGDFPYSDFAFMSHALSIPFRHMGPHTNYILESIFLVLNIAVIFTFLIFVVHSKHLHIFTAPLNVAFARRPIALGALATTPNMDPETLSEDDVFGVGTIEQTTWKQRLDLLACTECGRCQEQCPAWGTGKPLSPKLLIMSLREKMLSPTPSDTNLVPDVIDPDVLWSCTTCGACVQACPVDIEHVDTIVDIRRYQVLMESSFPTEANSMLRNIENQGDPWGLGASHRTDWMSGLDFDIPIVTDVIDDEIEYLFWVGCAGALDERAQRVTRSIAALLHGAGVSFAVLGPRESCTGDPARRIGNEYLFQTQAQVNIETLTGANIRKVVVSCPHCFNSIANEYPALGGNFEVVHHSQLLSRLVADGRIVPTKSVDKTVTYHDPCYLGRHNHVYEEPRSVLDAVPGVYSREMHRCREKAFCCGAGGARMWLEEGIGKRINLERTDQALETGADVVSTACPFCMIMLDDAVKARQAEGLADPNKQVLDVAQILTSSL from the coding sequence TTGAGCGAGCGCCTCATCATCGGACTCGTGATCATCGTTGTGTCGCTGATCCTTGTCGCACGACGCGGCATCTACCTCTACAGCGTTGTTCGCAAGGGCAAGAAGGTCGAGCGTGGACGGACGACGCCCGAACAGGGTGTCAAAGCAGAGGCCGTAGAGGTTCTCGGCCAGCGCAAACTCTTGACAAAAACCGTCCCCGGTGTCGCACACTTCTTCACCTTCTGGGGCTTCACCATCTTGCTCGCCACCATCATCGAGGCGATCGGTTCACTCTTTAGCCGCCACTTCGCCATACCCTTGATCGGCCACGACAGTTGGCTTGGGTTTCTGGAGGACTTTTTTGCCCTTGCCGTCTTGGTCGCTGTCTGCGTGTTTAGCGTGATTCGTATTCGCGAGGCGCCAGAGCACCGAGACCGTGCCTCTAGATTCTACGGCTCGCACACCACCACTGCGTGGATCACCCTTGGCTGGATCGCAGCGGTCGTCATCACCCTGCTCGCCTACCGTGCGTTCCAGGTCAACGCCGGCGACTTCCCATATTCGGACTTCGCGTTTATGTCCCATGCGCTCTCGATTCCATTTCGACACATGGGCCCACACACCAACTACATCCTTGAGTCCATCTTCTTGGTCCTTAACATCGCAGTCATCTTCACCTTCCTGATCTTTGTGGTGCACTCCAAACACTTACACATCTTTACCGCCCCGCTCAACGTCGCCTTCGCTCGGCGCCCCATTGCCCTCGGAGCGCTAGCCACCACCCCCAACATGGATCCAGAGACCCTGTCAGAGGACGACGTCTTCGGGGTTGGCACCATCGAACAAACCACCTGGAAACAGCGTCTCGACCTACTTGCCTGCACCGAATGCGGTCGCTGTCAGGAGCAGTGTCCAGCTTGGGGCACCGGCAAGCCGCTCTCGCCAAAGCTCTTGATCATGAGCTTGCGTGAGAAGATGTTGTCCCCCACACCAAGCGATACCAATCTCGTCCCCGACGTGATCGACCCAGACGTCTTGTGGTCCTGCACCACCTGTGGCGCCTGTGTGCAAGCGTGTCCGGTGGATATCGAACACGTCGACACGATCGTTGACATCCGCCGCTATCAGGTGTTGATGGAGTCGAGCTTCCCCACGGAGGCTAATTCGATGCTACGCAACATCGAGAATCAAGGCGATCCCTGGGGCCTCGGAGCCAGTCATCGCACCGATTGGATGTCAGGGCTCGATTTTGATATACCGATCGTCACGGACGTGATCGACGACGAAATCGAGTACCTCTTCTGGGTGGGTTGTGCCGGAGCGCTCGATGAACGGGCTCAGCGGGTCACCCGCTCGATCGCGGCCCTCCTGCATGGAGCAGGGGTGTCATTCGCTGTTCTTGGTCCCCGTGAGAGCTGCACTGGCGATCCAGCCCGACGTATCGGCAATGAGTATCTCTTCCAGACCCAGGCACAGGTCAACATCGAGACACTCACCGGCGCCAACATCCGTAAGGTAGTCGTCTCGTGCCCGCATTGCTTCAACTCGATCGCCAACGAATATCCGGCACTAGGCGGGAACTTCGAGGTTGTCCATCACTCCCAACTGCTCAGTCGCTTAGTCGCCGATGGTCGTATCGTACCCACGAAATCTGTCGACAAGACGGTTACGTATCACGATCCTTGCTACCTCGGTCGACACAATCACGTCTATGAGGAGCCACGATCGGTACTCGATGCGGTTCCAGGTGTCTACTCACGAGAGATGCATCGCTGCCGTGAAAAGGCGTTCTGCTGCGGGGCCGGTGGAGCACGGATGTGGCTGGAAGAGGGCATCGGCAAGCGCATCAATCTCGAACGAACCGATCAGGCGCTGGAGACCGGAGCCGATGTGGTGTCGACTGCGTGCCCATTTTGCATGATCATGCTCGATGACGCCGTCAAGGCACGGCAAGCCGAAGGACTCGCAGACCCGAACAAGCAGGTCCTCGACGTTGCTCAGATCCTGACGAGCTCGCTCTAG
- the dcd gene encoding dCTP deaminase, with protein sequence MTALETGRVVIDPLAERAVQPSSIDLRIGHKFRVFRNYSKGMIDVREPLDDLTELLEVDEGGALMLHPNEFVLGATVERVTIGPDLVGRLEGKSSLGRLGLLIHSTAGFIDPGFSGTITLELSNVANLPIKIYPGMKIGQISFLEMTTPADNPYGSAGLASKYQGQDGPTPSRYQLDI encoded by the coding sequence ATGACAGCCCTCGAGACAGGCCGGGTCGTCATCGACCCCCTGGCCGAACGAGCCGTGCAACCGTCCTCGATTGACTTGCGTATTGGCCACAAGTTTCGAGTCTTTCGGAACTATTCGAAGGGCATGATCGACGTCAGGGAACCACTGGACGACCTCACCGAACTCCTCGAGGTCGACGAGGGAGGGGCACTCATGCTCCACCCCAACGAATTCGTCCTCGGAGCAACTGTCGAGCGTGTCACGATCGGCCCAGACCTGGTGGGCCGCTTGGAGGGCAAGTCGTCACTTGGACGCCTTGGGCTTCTCATCCACTCAACAGCAGGCTTCATCGATCCTGGCTTCTCTGGCACCATCACGCTAGAACTTTCCAACGTCGCCAATCTCCCGATCAAGATCTATCCGGGGATGAAGATAGGACAGATTTCCTTCCTCGAGATGACGACACCAGCTGACAACCCGTATGGGTCAGCTGGGCTCGCCAGCAAGTACCAGGGCCAAGACGGCCCTACGCCAAGCCGCTACCAACTCGACATCTGA